TTTTCCCATCTAAACTCTACGGCGCCTCCTGATCTGAACATTAAACTTCAGAAAAAATAATCTCCCAATGCCCTGTTTCATTATATAAAATACCATTTTTCAATACATGACAAGCTGTGGTATTATATAATGACTATTATCATTACCGTGAACCCTAATCAGAAAAAATTTAATGATTAAAAAGGATTGGAAAGCGGAAATTCATAAATGCGCCAAATGTGGTAAATGTCGCTCAATATGCCCCGTATTCATTGAAACGGGAAACGAATCTATGGTTGCAAGAGGACGTCTCAGCCTGGCAGAGGCCTTGCGCGATGGTGAAATTTTCTATTCTGAAAAACTCAGAGAGTCCCTTCTCTCCTGTAAAAAATGCCTCCGTTGCTCCAGCATATGCCCTTCCGACGTAGATTATGATCTCGTCATCCAAACCATGCTTGATGACCTGGCTAATCATATCGGAATATGGTTTATGCCCCGTATGATATTCCGGTTGTTTTTAACCAGAAGATGGCTTTTTAACATCCTTTTGAAAACAGCAAGCATTTTTCAGCGCCTTGTACCTCTGAAACGTCATGGTGCCATGCGACACCTCCCCTTTCTTCTGATGGGAGGGAGATGGATCCCCCCCCTTGCAAGAAAAAGTGTTCTGGCAAAGTATCGTATGCCACAGGCAATAAAAAACCGGAAGATGAAAGCAGGATTTTACGTCGGATGTCTTATCAACTATGTCTATACTGATATTGCCGATGCCGTAATCGAAGTATTAAACCACCTTGAAGTGGAAGTAGTTATTCCCGGACAACAACTGTGTTGCGGTATCCCTGCAAGATCATTGGGGGACACAAAAACAGCCAGAAAACTGGCGGAAACGAATGTAGATATATTTGAAAAAGCCTCAGTTGATTTTATCGTAACTGCCTGTGCTACCTGTGGCAGGACACTGAAACGTGATTACCTGCACATTTTAGGAGATCGTTGCCAAAGCTTTACCAACAAGGTATATGATATTTCAGAATTTATTGAAAAATATTTTCATTATAAAGCAAAACCCCTCAATGGAAAAATCACGTACCACGATCCCTGCCACCTCTCCTGGGGTCAAAATATTCATCAACAACCAAGAAATATTTTAAAACATTCTGCCAATTTTCAAGAGATGGAAAACCCTGAGCGATGCTGCGGAGGAGGCGGAGTCTTTAACTTGTTGCATTACGATCTTTCCAAAAAAATAGGTGAACATAAAGCAATGGCCATAGAGCAAAGCAATGCACAAATTGTGGCAACAGGTTGTCCCGGATGTCAGATGCAAATTGAAGACCTGCTTGCTGCAAAGGGGTCTGAAATAAAATGCACACACACCGTACAAGTGCTGCGAGATGCTATCGTTGGCAACAAAGAATAAAATCAAAAACAGTTGTGATGACGTGCAGGTTTGCAACACCAGTTCCCAAAATCATTGCAGTCAGGATAAGCGAAACATTCAACCAGGTCGCAATCCCACCGCAAAGAAACACCACGCCCAATGCCTCAGTTAAGGCAGGTTCATCGTCTTTGATGCTACCGGTTAAGTACGCCATAGGAAAACTTTGGACGACGCCTACAAGGATAGCACCGCCGATCTCACAGATGCCGGCAAAAATCGGCGCCTGATATCAGCAGGACCACTGAAGGTTTAAGCTATGGCGGGCAAAAGGCTAAATACCATAAATTTTACAATTCTCCTAAAACATCATCAGCCCAGCTCAGTGCGGCGACTACAGATGGAAACCCAATCGTGCTTGTCAGCAGAATAATAGCATGATAGATCTCTTCAGGTGTTGCCCCTCCTTCAATAGCCCTTCGGGCATGACTATGGACAGAACCTTCAGACTTGATGCTTGCGGCTGCCGCGAGCTGGATCAACTGAGCAGTCTTTTCATCAAGGGGCCCTTCCTGTTTTGCGACGGTACCAAGTGTATCAACTGCATGAAACAGTTTTTCGTGTCGTTCTTTAATCTGAAGATATTTCTTAGGCAATTGATGTTGCAGCATAACCATCTCCTTTTTTATAAGTTTTATTCTCTGACAAGAACAGCGTAAGTTCTCTAAAGTACAATCCACTATGAAGAATCCTGAACTCTCGGACCTTTACTCTCTATTTATTTGCTTCACCGATAGCGTAAAGTTTTCCATCACCGGCGCCAATGTAAACAGTTCCATCGGCGTCAATTGCCGGTGATGATTCGATTACACTACCCAGTTCATATATCCACTTCAAATGTCCATCAGGTTGAAAAGCATATAAATTACCATCTCCCGAGCCTACATAAATCGTGTTATCCGCGGCAACTGCGGGAGAGGAACGAATGGAGTCGTTTGTTTCATAGCTCCATTTTAACTTTCCATCTGACGTAAAGGCATAAAAATAATTATCGCCAGCGCCAAAGTATACCGTGCCTTCATTGTCAATGGCAGCAGATGAATCAATATCGTATTGAGCATCAAAAGTCCAGGCTACTTTACCATCCGGCTGAAAAACATAAAATCTCGCATCTTCCGAACCAACATAAATATTTCCGTTTGGCGCAATCAGAGGAGATGCATCCAGAATATACCTTGTCCCAAAACTCCAAAGCGCTTTGCCTTCAGGTTTCATTGAAAACAAGTAGTAATCTTCTGAGCCGAACAAAATTCTGCCATCGTGCGCTATTGCAGGAGAAGAAGCCACATGATCAGCTGTCTTCTGCGTCCACTTTACTTTACCATCCTTTGTAATGGCATGAAGTCTCTTATCCCATGACCCAACATAAATGGTTCCATCCTGGTCGATAACGGGAGAAGAAATGATTCCTCCATTGGTCCTATATTTCCACCATACACTACCATCTGGTTTTAAAGCATAGAGATAACCATCCCATGACCCAAAGAGAATGGCGCCATCACTCCTGATGGCAGGTGATGATTCAACCTCCCTTTGTGTTGCGAAAACCCATTTCAATTCTCCGCTTCTGGTAATGGCATAAAATTTTTTATCTTTTGAACCAAAGTAAAGAGTACCATCTTTTCCTATGGCAGGAGAAGAGGTAATAGCTCCCTGCGTCTGAAACGTCCACTTCAGAACAGGCTTTTTAATACCCGGGGACGTACTTTTTCCCGTATGCTGCGGGTCATGTCTGAACATAGGCCAGGGAGAATCAGCAATTTGCGCATACAATGCTGACTTGTGAAAAAAAACTCCCAGAAGAAAGATAATGAACCCAACATAAAAAACCGTTCTGCATTTCAACATATATAATACCTTTATGATAAAAATAGATTTCTAAAGGACCCCTTTTGTCGATGGAATTTCCCGTACACGTTCATGTATCCGAACGGCATCTTCCAAAGACTTTGCAAGGCCCTTAAATATAGCTTCTGCCATATGGTGAGAATTGGTTCCATAAGGAATATTCACATGCAGATTTATCCCCGAATTTGCGCAAAAAGCCTCCAGGAATTCTTCAATAAGTTCTACATCAAAATTTCCAATCTTTTCTGTTATAAACTTTGCATTAAATACCAGCGCAGGCCTGCCACTAATATCAATGGCAATGTTGGCAAGCGCCTCTTGCATAGGAACACTCGCATTTGCAAAACGGCGAATTCCCATTTTGTCGCTAAGCGCTTCTTTTACTCCTAAACCAAAACATATCCCAACATCTTCTACCGTATGATGATCATCCACAAAACGGTCTCCAGTCGCATTTATAGTAACATCGAACAGTGCATGCTTGGTAAGCAGGTCAAGCATGTGATCCAGGAAACCAACGCCGGTATTTATTTGACTTATGCCCTTACCGTCAAGAGTAATAGACAATTCTACCTGTGTTTCTTTTGTACTCCTCTTAATGGCAGCAGTTCTCTTTTTCATCACGGATACGCCCCTCGTTTTCCTATTTTGCAGACAGAAGTTCCTTAAGATGACTTAGAAGCACATCGATCTCTTCTCTCGTTCCTATCGTAATACGCAGGCAATCATCCAGCCTCCTCAGGTTGAAATATCTCACGAGCACCTTACGAGACTTTAATTGCGAATACAAAGTATATGCTGAAACATCCCGTCTGCACCGGGCAAGTACAAAGTTTGTTTGAGATGGGAATACAAAAAATCCCAACTCTTGCAGAGATTCGATAAGATAGTGCCTTGTTGCTTTTATCTTTCGTACGTGGTCCCTCATGCCTTCCTGATCATTTAATGCTGCAACCGCTGCAGAAATACTCAATCTGTCGACATTATAGGAATCCTTTACCTTCATCATTCCTTGAATGAGAGATTCGTGAGCAATGCCAAAACCTAACCGAATGCCAGCCAGCGAGTATGATTTCGAAAGTGTGCGAAGGATAAGAACATTACTGTGTTGTTTAACTAACTCAAGACAGTTTGCATCTGCAAAATCTGCATATGCCTCATCAACCACGAGAACACCGTCTACCCTGGAAGCAATAGAAGAAATTTCATCAGGAGAAATCATTGTTCCCGACGGAGAGTTAGGATTTGCAATAAATGTAATCTTTGCTCCCCTTACAACAAAACCATCAGGAAGAGAATAGTCTTCTTTAAAATCTATGACACATGGAATCCCATCCTGCAATTTCGTAAGAGTCTCATAGAGCATATAAGAAGGATAAGGATACACTATTTTGTCTCCAGGCCCCGCAAAACTTCTTACAACTATCGTTAATATGTCATCTGATCCATTTCCGACCAGAATACGATCAGCCTTTGTGCCCAATATCTCCGCGACCTTCATCCTTACCGCGGTTGCAACCGGGTCAGGATAAAGACGCAGGCTCCCGTTCACCGCATCTTTAATAGCATCTATGGTTATCGATGAAGGAGGATAAGGATTTTCATTGGTGTTAAGCTTTACGTATACACCTTCTTTCGGTTGCTCACCCGGGATATACCCTTCCATATTTTCAATATGTTTTCTAAAATAGCTCAAAAATAAACCTCTACAATAAAATCAACACTATATGAACTCAAGAGCACCAAGCATAAACGATTTCCGCTGATTTGTCATCAATGCCCTGTTATACTTTGTGAATTTATTTTACCTTTTTCCTTACTGGCTCTTGTTTTGCTTGTTTATCTGTTTGCGTATCTAACCTAATTCGGACCGACCGTGTATGCGCATCCAAACCTTCGTGCTCAGATATTTCTGTCAGATCAAGACAAATATCTTTCAGCGCCGACCTGGAATACGTAATAACACTCGATCTCTTCAAAAAATCATTTACCGATAATCCGGAGGTAAAGCGAGCCGTCCCACTTGTTGGAAGTACATGGGAAGGCCCTGCAATATAATCTCCTATGGCAACGGGAGTATAGGAACCTAAAAATATCGCACCAGCATGTCTTATTGACGATAGTATTGTCCTTGGATTACGTGTTAGAATTTGCAAATGTTCAGGTGCTATCGAATTGGAAATTGCAATAGATTGCTTCATAGTCTTTGCCAAAATGATAATACCATACTTGTCCAGACATTTCATCGTTTCTGTTCGCCTTCTGAGTGCAATTATTTGCCGATTTATTTCCGCCATTGTTCGTTCTGCCAATGACTCTGAATAAGTCACAAGGATTGAAATACCCGGTGCATGCTCAGCCTGTGAAAGTAAATCAGAGGCAACATATGATGGATTTGCATATTCATCGGCTAAAATCAACACTTCGCTAGGACCAGCAAGCATATCAATTCCTGAATACCCGAAAACTTCCTTCTTCGCAAGCGTTACAAATATATTCCCGGGTCCTACAATTTTATCTACCTTCGGAATAGTTTGAGTACCAAATGCAAGGGCCGCAACGGCTTGCGCACCACCAACCTTATATATTTCATGAACTCCCGCTTCTCTCGCGGCGACCAACCTTTCCGCGGGTATTGCCCCATCTTCTCGTGGTGGAGTGGTCATAATTATCTTATCCACACCCGCTACACTGGCAGGTATGGTATTCATTAATACCGTGGAAGGATAGGAAGCGGCGCCACCAGGAACATAGACACCCACACTTTCCAAAGGATAATATAATGTATCAAGGACCACACCATGCGCTTTTAACGGACCGATTTTGTGAATCCGTATATGTTCCTGATACCTTCGTATATTTTTAATAGCCCTTTGGATAGACTTAATAAATGAAGACGATATATATCTATACGCATCGTCAACTTCTTTCTCTCTAACACGAAATTTATCGGGTGTCAGAGCCACAGCATCAAAACGCTTGCTATACATTGTAATAGCTTTATCACCACGTTTCTGCACATCCTGTATAATTTTCCGCACTGTATCCCTGTTGGAAGAAGCACCATCTAAAAGACTTAATTGTTGCTTAATTCCCTCAATTTCTTTATTAATATCACATCGCCAGGCTTTCAGTATCCGCATTATCCATACTCAATCATTATCAAAATTTAGACCATTTTCTTCGCGCAATTTTTTAACTACATAATTTTCCAGGAGCATATTGTGGTTTTTGCGCCACGACAATATTCCTTCACAAGAGCCTTATTAACAGGGTAATTCAATGACAAAAGCTGCGCCTTTCCCCTGTTCGCTGTTAACGCATATCCTGCCATTGTGCTGGTTAATAATGCTTTGCGCAATCGAAAGCCCCAAGCCCGTTCCCTTATTTTTTTTGTTTGGTCTTTTGGTAAAAAAAGGCTCAAATATCTTAGAAAGGTTTTCCTTCGGTATCCCAGGACCTGTATCTGCAATCGTAATCTTCACCATGCCTTCCTGCTCCTGAGTTTGGAAAGTCAGGTACTTTTCGTCTTTTATCCCATCCATAACAATACAGGCATTTTCTATTATATTCAACAATACTCTCCGTATTTGGTGTCTATCCACAGAAATCTCCGGCAACGTATCACTTAATAGATTAATAATTCTGATATTTGCATGATCAAACTGATAGGTTTTTTGTTTTATGATTTCATTAATAATTTCATTTATATTGACCCGTGCTTTTGTAAGGGTATAATTCCCTGTAAAGGTCAACAAACTTTTTACCACATCCTGTATTTGTTCGATTTCTTTTTGAACTCTTGTTAAATATTTTTTGGATTTTTCACTGATGGAAGAATCATTGAAAACAAGCTCCGTACACAGCTGAATACCCGCCAGTGGATTATTTAATTCATGCGCCGCCCCTGCGACCAAATTACTTACGGCGAACAATCTTTCTGATTTTACCACCTGATTCTGTAAATTTTTTTCCCGGCTTACATCTCTCAGCACAATAATAATACCAATATTCTTTCCTTCAAACGCTTTTGCAAGTCTGTTTCTCTTCCTTCTATCCCCTATAACATTAATATTTTCACTTGCAAATTGGCTTATCGATGAAACGATAACAACCATATGTTTTTCGCTATCACCTTTCAGCTCTATTTCAAAGGTAATAGAGCCTTGTTTCCTTGCAAATAATTTATCATATACCTCTTCGATATTGATTTTATCAAGGCTTATAATAGAACCATCACTCGTCCTCTTTATGTCTATATAATTAAGAATCTCATTTCCAACCCTGTTTACTAAATTTATCTTGCCATTTTTATCCATAAGTATAATGCCATCAATCATTCCGTCAACTACAGCATGCAGCCTTAATTCCTCCTCATCTAAGAGTTTGTTGGAATAATTCATATGGTACTTCTTCAGGGTCTCCACAAAAATATCAGGAACACTTTTCACATCAAATGGTTTTATAAGAAAATCATGAGCTCCTGCCTTCATTAGTTCGATTGCCCGCAATTCCAAACCACTATCCGCCAAGATAACTATGAATGTCTCCGGCAAATTTTCCTTTACCCACCTTAGTACGTCGGCAATATTGAATCCCGGGACGTCACAGCCTATAAATAATATATGTGGTTTTTCCACCTCTAAAGCGCTAATCACACCCACTCCTTCTCTCTCAATAACAACCTCATATCCTCCTTCACTGATATGAGATCTTAAGAGCTGTGTACTGTCATGATCATCATCTGCAATCATCACCTTTGCCTTACATAAATATTTTCTGACTGTGTCTTTTGAAATTTTTTCAGGATTTAATTTACTATAAATCAAGTACAATAGATCTTCCATTGCGAAAGGCACATGAAGCATACCGTAAGAGCCTGAAGATTTTGCCAATTGAGAGGCCAGACATGCGCTGCGGTTTTGCTGTAAAGAAATTACAGGCATATTATCTAATTGACAAAATTCACCGGTATTGCCCATTTCATACAGTAATACAATCGGGATATCTGCACAATGACTGAACGCAGCGGATTTCAGAATCTTACATAACTGGAACCCATCCAATACGGGTAAATTTATGTCTAAAATAGCAAAATCAGGTATAGTGTTTTTCAGATGGATAAGTGCCTCTTCACCATCGGCAGCAGTTATGATATTCTGAAATCCATGTTTGTTTAAATAACTGATAACAGCGCCGTACTTTCTTAAATTGCCTGTCGCAAATAATATTTTGTGATTATCCATAACGGTCATTTATGTTTTATAGGCTTTTCATCAAATTTATTGGTACCATTTTAGAATTTGCACCATGCATGACAAAAGGTCTGTTTATAAAATAAAAAAGAGCGCTAACAATGCTAATGCCCCACCCAGAAAATATTGTGAAACATCGAAAATTACGTTTTTCTTTTTAACACCTGCAATATTCTTGTGCTTTTCAAGAACCTGTTTTAAAATAGAATTTAATTCATCACCTGTGGCGCTATGCTGATAAATACCACCAACCAAACCAGCAATCTTTTTTAAAACTTCTGGATTCGGTTTCGTGTAAATTGTTTCATCTTCATCATTAACTTCAAAACCCGCCATATTCCCTTCCTTATCTTTTATCGGTATCGGAGATGCCTTTTCCGGGTCTCCTACCCCAACAACATAAATGGCAATTTCCTTTCTCTCCAATAGTATTTTAATCGCCTCAGCAACCTGACTTCGCGTAAGGATTTGCTCCTCACCGTCAGTAAGAAAAATCAGTATCTTTTTATTTTTCTCTTTACTAAAGCTATCTGCTGCCAAAATGAAAGCATTACCAATATTTGTGCCGTAGGGGACAAATCGGACATAATGCTCATTGACCATATTTAAAATACGCAAGAAAACCCTCTCGTAATCCTTCGTAGGGCAGGGCAAAAGTGAATAGGCTCGCGCAGCAAACACCACCAAACCCACATGATCGTCATTCAGGCCACGAACAAGGGTTGATATTTCTTTCTTCGCACGTTCTAATCGATTAGGTTTTACATCCTCTGCAAGCATGCTGATTGAAACATCCAGCACAAATATAATCTCCAATCCTTCTTTTTCATACTCGATATGTGTAGTCTGCCAATTTGGCTGCAGAATCACAAGCCCTAAAGCACAACAAGCAGCACTAATGCTAATACCTTTCAGGTAATTTCGATAGATTTTAGGAATTCTGCCGAATTCCCGTATCAGGGTTCTTTGCCCGAATGCCTTTAACCATAAAACCTTCCTGTGATAAAGGAATAGGTACAAGAATAAAATTAACCCGGAAAATATATAGACTATAACTTTATACTCTTCGTAATTAAAAAACAGCATGGGACCTTTACAACAGAAGACTTACATAATTATTCAGGACCTATAATGGGCGGTTGTAAGCCGCGACTCATAGGTTACGTTTATTCATTTACCGTTCAGATGCCAGGAAGTGCAAGCTAAAGCCTGCGACTATCAAATAAAAAGATGACTCCATGCAGGGAGAAGCAATTCTGTAATTTTCCACAGAAACTCACATTTCTTTCGGATGCCAGATCAGTTAACGCAAAAATACCGGAAAATCTATTATTGCCTTCGTGGAGAGAAGATTACCATCGAAGCTTTTGCCCTTCGGTATGTCGATATTTCGTTGTACCCCATGGAATAAGTTTTAAAGCCTCAATCCTGTCCTCACGTTCTTGCTGGTCTGGCCTGAACATATCGCCAAACTGCAGCTCTACCAGTCTCATCCTCTCAAGATTTTTCTTTGCCTGAAAATCGTTCTCGTCAATCTTCAATACCTCTGTATATTGCAGCGCTGCCGAAGAAAAATCCATTTCATCCGCAATGATATTTGCATTATTATACACAGCCTTCGCACGCAATACATCATCTTTCGTTTCCATGGCTTTCCGATATGCAACACTTGCCTTTTTTTTATTTTCATTTTTATAATATATGATCCCTTTATTA
Above is a genomic segment from Candidatus Brocadiaceae bacterium containing:
- the hisD gene encoding histidinol dehydrogenase, encoding MRILKAWRCDINKEIEGIKQQLSLLDGASSNRDTVRKIIQDVQKRGDKAITMYSKRFDAVALTPDKFRVREKEVDDAYRYISSSFIKSIQRAIKNIRRYQEHIRIHKIGPLKAHGVVLDTLYYPLESVGVYVPGGAASYPSTVLMNTIPASVAGVDKIIMTTPPREDGAIPAERLVAAREAGVHEIYKVGGAQAVAALAFGTQTIPKVDKIVGPGNIFVTLAKKEVFGYSGIDMLAGPSEVLILADEYANPSYVASDLLSQAEHAPGISILVTYSESLAERTMAEINRQIIALRRRTETMKCLDKYGIIILAKTMKQSIAISNSIAPEHLQILTRNPRTILSSIRHAGAIFLGSYTPVAIGDYIAGPSHVLPTSGTARFTSGLSVNDFLKRSSVITYSRSALKDICLDLTEISEHEGLDAHTRSVRIRLDTQTDKQAKQEPVRKKVK
- the hisB gene encoding imidazoleglycerol-phosphate dehydratase HisB, which codes for MKKRTAAIKRSTKETQVELSITLDGKGISQINTGVGFLDHMLDLLTKHALFDVTINATGDRFVDDHHTVEDVGICFGLGVKEALSDKMGIRRFANASVPMQEALANIAIDISGRPALVFNAKFITEKIGNFDVELIEEFLEAFCANSGINLHVNIPYGTNSHHMAEAIFKGLAKSLEDAVRIHERVREIPSTKGVL
- the hisC gene encoding histidinol-phosphate transaminase, with translation MSYFRKHIENMEGYIPGEQPKEGVYVKLNTNENPYPPSSITIDAIKDAVNGSLRLYPDPVATAVRMKVAEILGTKADRILVGNGSDDILTIVVRSFAGPGDKIVYPYPSYMLYETLTKLQDGIPCVIDFKEDYSLPDGFVVRGAKITFIANPNSPSGTMISPDEISSIASRVDGVLVVDEAYADFADANCLELVKQHSNVLILRTLSKSYSLAGIRLGFGIAHESLIQGMMKVKDSYNVDRLSISAAVAALNDQEGMRDHVRKIKATRHYLIESLQELGFFVFPSQTNFVLARCRRDVSAYTLYSQLKSRKVLVRYFNLRRLDDCLRITIGTREEIDVLLSHLKELLSAK
- a CDS encoding carboxymuconolactone decarboxylase family protein, translated to MLQHQLPKKYLQIKERHEKLFHAVDTLGTVAKQEGPLDEKTAQLIQLAAAASIKSEGSVHSHARRAIEGGATPEEIYHAIILLTSTIGFPSVVAALSWADDVLGEL
- a CDS encoding response regulator; the protein is MDNHKILFATGNLRKYGAVISYLNKHGFQNIITAADGEEALIHLKNTIPDFAILDINLPVLDGFQLCKILKSAAFSHCADIPIVLLYEMGNTGEFCQLDNMPVISLQQNRSACLASQLAKSSGSYGMLHVPFAMEDLLYLIYSKLNPEKISKDTVRKYLCKAKVMIADDDHDSTQLLRSHISEGGYEVVIEREGVGVISALEVEKPHILFIGCDVPGFNIADVLRWVKENLPETFIVILADSGLELRAIELMKAGAHDFLIKPFDVKSVPDIFVETLKKYHMNYSNKLLDEEELRLHAVVDGMIDGIILMDKNGKINLVNRVGNEILNYIDIKRTSDGSIISLDKINIEEVYDKLFARKQGSITFEIELKGDSEKHMVVIVSSISQFASENINVIGDRRKRNRLAKAFEGKNIGIIIVLRDVSREKNLQNQVVKSERLFAVSNLVAGAAHELNNPLAGIQLCTELVFNDSSISEKSKKYLTRVQKEIEQIQDVVKSLLTFTGNYTLTKARVNINEIINEIIKQKTYQFDHANIRIINLLSDTLPEISVDRHQIRRVLLNIIENACIVMDGIKDEKYLTFQTQEQEGMVKITIADTGPGIPKENLSKIFEPFFTKRPNKKNKGTGLGLSIAQSIINQHNGRICVNSEQGKGAAFVIELPC
- a CDS encoding PQQ-binding-like beta-propeller repeat protein yields the protein MLKCRTVFYVGFIIFLLGVFFHKSALYAQIADSPWPMFRHDPQHTGKSTSPGIKKPVLKWTFQTQGAITSSPAIGKDGTLYFGSKDKKFYAITRSGELKWVFATQREVESSPAIRSDGAILFGSWDGYLYALKPDGSVWWKYRTNGGIISSPVIDQDGTIYVGSWDKRLHAITKDGKVKWTQKTADHVASSPAIAHDGRILFGSEDYYLFSMKPEGKALWSFGTRYILDASPLIAPNGNIYVGSEDARFYVFQPDGKVAWTFDAQYDIDSSAAIDNEGTVYFGAGDNYFYAFTSDGKLKWSYETNDSIRSSPAVAADNTIYVGSGDGNLYAFQPDGHLKWIYELGSVIESSPAIDADGTVYIGAGDGKLYAIGEANK
- a CDS encoding (Fe-S)-binding protein — protein: MIKKDWKAEIHKCAKCGKCRSICPVFIETGNESMVARGRLSLAEALRDGEIFYSEKLRESLLSCKKCLRCSSICPSDVDYDLVIQTMLDDLANHIGIWFMPRMIFRLFLTRRWLFNILLKTASIFQRLVPLKRHGAMRHLPFLLMGGRWIPPLARKSVLAKYRMPQAIKNRKMKAGFYVGCLINYVYTDIADAVIEVLNHLEVEVVIPGQQLCCGIPARSLGDTKTARKLAETNVDIFEKASVDFIVTACATCGRTLKRDYLHILGDRCQSFTNKVYDISEFIEKYFHYKAKPLNGKITYHDPCHLSWGQNIHQQPRNILKHSANFQEMENPERCCGGGGVFNLLHYDLSKKIGEHKAMAIEQSNAQIVATGCPGCQMQIEDLLAAKGSEIKCTHTVQVLRDAIVGNKE
- a CDS encoding VWA domain-containing protein, which codes for MYLFLYHRKVLWLKAFGQRTLIREFGRIPKIYRNYLKGISISAACCALGLVILQPNWQTTHIEYEKEGLEIIFVLDVSISMLAEDVKPNRLERAKKEISTLVRGLNDDHVGLVVFAARAYSLLPCPTKDYERVFLRILNMVNEHYVRFVPYGTNIGNAFILAADSFSKEKNKKILIFLTDGEEQILTRSQVAEAIKILLERKEIAIYVVGVGDPEKASPIPIKDKEGNMAGFEVNDEDETIYTKPNPEVLKKIAGLVGGIYQHSATGDELNSILKQVLEKHKNIAGVKKKNVIFDVSQYFLGGALALLALFFIL